Proteins encoded by one window of Akkermansia muciniphila ATCC BAA-835:
- a CDS encoding acyltransferase family protein: MTPQNPTILLPSSREHWIDISRFLAACLIVCVHAPAFSFASLFQLPVFNGRVAFFLILAGYFMGRNNSWNKAFKRGYTLLIPFLFWNIVISFLHPGIMNMGLPEYLCNLAGFRSLFTPDFIPLSINGLTGEPFSPPTWFLRDIILCSLISPILLKLKYPVFVLILICFSTDWLQYPVPANKITLAPSTVSLFSLGLFLSSIKLAEVKHVYKNSFTPLVLLAVGTGFLLSITNYLSVCQNNPEWNMHKILASYGVWNISWPAVRLNSLCPVFGALLLMTLGIWLEKKIPVARKLSNYAPACFLIFVLHYPLIMLIPSHIWKQSFFAPFVLIPAIIFLIVAFYLFLRKFFPACLPYVANDRITHVPKKN; encoded by the coding sequence ATGACACCGCAAAATCCTACAATTTTATTACCCTCATCCCGGGAACATTGGATTGACATATCCCGATTCCTCGCGGCATGCCTGATTGTATGCGTCCACGCGCCGGCCTTCTCTTTCGCCAGCCTGTTCCAGCTTCCGGTTTTCAACGGCCGCGTGGCATTTTTCCTGATTCTGGCAGGCTATTTCATGGGCCGGAATAATTCCTGGAACAAAGCGTTCAAACGGGGTTATACGCTTCTCATTCCCTTTCTGTTCTGGAATATAGTCATCTCTTTCCTCCATCCGGGAATCATGAATATGGGACTGCCGGAATACTTATGCAACCTTGCAGGCTTCCGCTCCCTTTTCACTCCCGATTTTATTCCTCTTTCCATCAATGGATTGACGGGAGAACCCTTTTCCCCTCCCACATGGTTTTTGAGGGATATCATTCTCTGTTCCCTCATTTCCCCCATCCTGCTGAAATTGAAATATCCGGTTTTTGTCCTGATCCTGATCTGCTTCAGCACGGACTGGCTCCAATACCCCGTGCCGGCCAACAAGATTACCCTTGCTCCATCCACCGTCTCCCTGTTCAGTCTGGGCCTTTTCCTGTCTTCCATCAAACTGGCTGAAGTAAAACACGTTTACAAAAATTCCTTTACTCCCCTCGTTCTGCTCGCCGTAGGAACCGGGTTTCTGCTCAGCATCACCAATTACTTGAGCGTTTGCCAGAATAACCCGGAATGGAACATGCACAAAATACTGGCATCCTATGGAGTATGGAATATCTCCTGGCCGGCTGTCCGTTTGAATTCCCTCTGCCCAGTCTTCGGGGCGCTTCTTCTCATGACCCTTGGAATCTGGCTGGAAAAGAAAATTCCCGTTGCCAGAAAGCTGTCCAACTATGCTCCCGCCTGTTTCCTGATATTCGTTCTTCATTATCCTTTGATCATGCTGATCCCCTCCCACATCTGGAAACAATCCTTTTTCGCTCCCTTTGTATTAATACCGGCCATCATTTTCCTGATCGTCGCATTCTATCTTTTCCTGAGAAAATTCTTCCCGGCCTGCCTGCCCTACGTCGCCAACGACCGCATCACCCATGTTCCCAAAAAAAATTAA
- a CDS encoding GDSL-type esterase/lipase family protein has protein sequence MFPKKIKACILFLLLTVPAALGAVWCAKHAYRYHLAVHPLPYSPEQGALLEKHRQDKRNARLNPHAPVLFLGSSTMEFWLKEGKHSWETWFSPLGCLNLGTRSETTGNLLWRLNDGLTSPLAPRIIVLYSGVNNLGVQKSLGWTAFQGNVAIVKKIREIYSPETTAIIVIPPLIAQKGSRMETFRNCLLQHDFGENVHVLPLHFFLPGKDASLYTWDGLHLNALGYEAISPPLFRFLQQLLSRSSF, from the coding sequence ATGTTCCCAAAAAAAATTAAGGCCTGTATCCTCTTTCTTCTTTTAACCGTTCCGGCCGCATTAGGCGCCGTCTGGTGCGCCAAACACGCCTACCGCTACCATTTGGCTGTCCATCCCCTTCCCTATTCCCCGGAACAGGGCGCCCTGCTGGAAAAACACCGGCAGGACAAACGCAATGCCCGGCTGAATCCCCATGCCCCCGTGTTGTTCCTGGGTTCCTCCACCATGGAATTCTGGCTGAAAGAAGGGAAACATTCCTGGGAAACCTGGTTTTCCCCTCTGGGATGCCTCAACCTGGGAACCAGGAGCGAGACCACGGGCAACCTGCTCTGGCGCCTCAATGACGGCCTGACAAGCCCGCTGGCGCCCAGAATCATCGTCCTGTATTCGGGAGTCAACAATCTGGGAGTACAAAAAAGCCTGGGATGGACGGCTTTTCAGGGAAACGTGGCCATCGTCAAAAAAATCAGGGAGATTTACAGCCCGGAAACGACCGCCATCATTGTCATTCCCCCGCTCATCGCACAAAAAGGGTCGCGCATGGAAACCTTCAGGAATTGTCTGCTGCAACACGACTTTGGAGAAAATGTCCATGTCCTCCCCCTCCATTTCTTCCTTCCGGGAAAAGACGCCAGCCTTTATACTTGGGACGGCCTCCATCTCAACGCCCTGGGATATGAAGCCATTTCGCCTCCGCTTTTCCGCTTCCTCCAACAGCTTTTAAGCAGGAGCAGCTTTTAG
- the miaA gene encoding tRNA (adenosine(37)-N6)-dimethylallyltransferase MiaA: MTLFLAGPTGSGKSAVAVELAEMLDAEIVSSDAYQVYRELPILTAAPSPADRERVPHHMVSIIPVQKNWNATEHYHRAMRCMEEIHARGKIAIVTGGSGLYFKFLSHGLSEAPPGDAALRAAFANCSTEALYARLSSLDPEGAASTDASNRRYVERNLEIVLAGGKPLSFWKRNWLTPPRGPGWVISRDVPELDERIAHRAARMMQEGAVEETASLGPCSATAERTLGLALIRSMLRGEISRENCQGQLALATRQYAKRQRTWLKREQWLRKLPASPSDSPRALAERIMEELGH; the protein is encoded by the coding sequence ATGACCCTGTTTCTGGCAGGTCCCACCGGATCGGGCAAATCCGCGGTAGCCGTGGAACTGGCGGAGATGCTGGACGCAGAAATCGTCAGTTCCGACGCTTACCAGGTGTACCGGGAGCTGCCCATCCTGACGGCGGCGCCTTCCCCGGCAGACCGGGAACGGGTCCCCCACCACATGGTTTCCATCATTCCGGTCCAAAAGAACTGGAATGCCACGGAACACTACCACCGCGCCATGCGCTGCATGGAAGAAATTCACGCACGCGGAAAAATCGCCATCGTCACGGGCGGTTCCGGCCTGTACTTCAAATTCCTCTCCCACGGCCTGTCGGAAGCGCCGCCGGGGGACGCTGCTCTCCGCGCCGCTTTCGCGAACTGTTCCACGGAAGCGCTATACGCCAGACTCTCTTCCCTGGATCCGGAAGGAGCGGCCTCGACGGATGCCTCCAACCGGCGTTATGTGGAACGCAATCTGGAAATCGTCCTTGCCGGAGGAAAACCTCTTTCCTTCTGGAAGAGGAACTGGTTGACCCCGCCGCGCGGGCCCGGCTGGGTCATCAGCAGGGATGTTCCTGAACTGGACGAAAGAATAGCCCACCGTGCCGCACGCATGATGCAGGAGGGGGCCGTGGAGGAAACGGCTTCCCTCGGCCCATGCTCCGCCACAGCGGAACGCACCCTGGGCCTGGCGTTGATACGAAGCATGCTGCGCGGGGAAATCTCCCGTGAAAACTGCCAGGGCCAGCTGGCCCTCGCCACCCGGCAATACGCCAAACGGCAGCGCACCTGGCTGAAACGCGAACAATGGCTCCGGAAACTTCCGGCTTCCCCTTCCGACTCTCCCCGGGCTCTTGCAGAACGCATCATGGAAGAACTGGGGCATTAA